Below is a window of Patescibacteria group bacterium DNA.
AAAAAATTAAAACAGATTATTAAAAAACACAAGCCAACAAAAGCGGCTGTTGAAGAACTTTTTTTTGCCAAGAATGTTAAGACTGCCCTGAAAGTCGGGGAAGCGCGTGGTGTTATTCTGCTAACCGCCATTCAAACAAATCTGATGATAGAAGAGTTCACGCCCTTGCAGGTAAAACAGGCGCTTTGCGCTTACGGCCGGGCCGAGAAGGCACAAGTTCAAAAAATGGTTAAATTGCGATTAAACCTCAAAGATATTCCCAAGCCCGATGATGCGGCAGATGCGTTGGCAGTGGCGATTTGTTGCGCGCAGACCATTCCGGTGTCATTGCGAGCGACTGTAAGATGTGCCAAGTCAGAATGACCCTGATGAAAGAATGACAAGATAGACAGTAAAGACAAAAAAGAGCGAAGCAATCCCGTCGCAGACCCTGAACTTGTTGAAAGGGCGTGAATCCTGTAGACGAAACCACTCGCGATTCATGTCCACAGGATAGCCTCATTCGCCCAAGCATAAATGCTAGGGCTAGTGGAGTTGACGAAAGCCCCATGAATGGGGCTGGAAAAAAAGACGCTGTTGCCAGTAGCCCTGTTCACAGGGCTTTAGAAGATAAAGACATAGCCCTGGCATTTATGCCTGGGCGGGGGGAACCCGAGGACGAGGAACCCCTCACGTTCCACAGTAAATCACACGGGATTGCTTCGCTCACATGGTTCCCACTCTTAACCTTGCTTGACAGTCGCCTTGGCATTTCTTGTATAGCAAATCCTACAGTCGCTCGCCCAGAACCTAAGCTTAGCGCATGGTTCAGGGCTTGCAATGACAACTTCTTC
It encodes the following:
- the ruvC gene encoding crossover junction endodeoxyribonuclease RuvC, yielding MTKQNKKTIILGIDPGIATTGWGVIRTEKNDVKLVNYGCIITSSKTAFSERLNLIHKKLKQIIKKHKPTKAAVEELFFAKNVKTALKVGEARGVILLTAIQTNLMIEEFTPLQVKQALCAYGRAEKAQVQKMVKLRLNLKDIPKPDDAADALAVAICCAQTIPVSLRATVRCAKSE